In a genomic window of Xylophilus rhododendri:
- a CDS encoding 5'-methylthioadenosine/adenosylhomocysteine nucleosidase, producing MDEAATGLLSALPEEQHGLVELLAERQPAVSHAGREFVRGRLGGKPVVLALCGIGKVAAAATTAMLIERFEVRRLLFTGVAGGLGTAVRVGDVVVGDAFIQHDMDASPLFPRHEIPLYGRARFDADPALVTALREAARRALADVDGLCDAADLARFGLHAVQVHQGLLVSGDRFVSALAEAAELRAALPQALAVDMESAAVAQVCHDYRVPFAAVRTVSDRADDTAHVDFPAFVEVVASRYAQAIVAALFGLR from the coding sequence ATGGATGAAGCTGCGACCGGGCTGTTGAGCGCCCTGCCGGAGGAGCAGCACGGCCTGGTCGAACTGCTGGCGGAGCGCCAGCCCGCGGTATCCCACGCCGGCCGCGAATTCGTGCGCGGCCGCCTGGGCGGAAAGCCGGTCGTGCTGGCGCTCTGCGGCATTGGCAAGGTGGCGGCCGCCGCGACCACGGCGATGCTGATCGAGCGCTTCGAAGTGCGGCGCCTGCTCTTCACCGGCGTGGCCGGCGGCCTGGGCACTGCGGTGCGGGTGGGTGATGTGGTGGTCGGCGATGCCTTCATCCAGCACGACATGGACGCCTCGCCGCTGTTCCCCCGGCACGAGATCCCGCTGTACGGCCGGGCCCGGTTCGACGCCGATCCGGCGCTGGTGACCGCGCTGCGCGAGGCCGCGCGCCGCGCCCTGGCCGACGTCGACGGCCTGTGCGATGCGGCCGACCTGGCCCGCTTCGGCCTGCATGCGGTGCAGGTGCACCAGGGCCTGCTGGTGAGCGGCGACCGTTTCGTGAGCGCCCTGGCCGAGGCGGCCGAACTGCGCGCGGCCCTGCCGCAGGCGCTGGCGGTGGACATGGAAAGCGCGGCCGTGGCGCAGGTCTGCCACGACTACCGCGTGCCCTTCGCGGCCGTGCGCACCGTCTCGGACCGCGCCGACGACACGGCGCATGTGGATTTCCCCGCCTTCGTCGAGGTGGTCGCCAGCCGTTACGCGCAGGCCATCGTGGCGGCGCTCTTCGGCTTGCGCTGA
- the secF gene encoding protein translocase subunit SecF: MEFFRIRRDIPFMRHALVLNAVSVITFVLAVFFLLHRGLHLSVEFTGGTVMEVNYTQSPDLESVRKAVAGLGFQDVQVQNFGTARDVMIRLPAQKGVSSAQQSERVMATLGADKAAGATLRRVEFVGPQVGEELATDGLKALAVVVAGIMIYLAFRFEWKFAVATVLANLHDVVIILGFFAFFQWEFSLAVLAAVLAVLGYSVNESVVIFDRVRETFRRQRKMDTEAVINHAITSTISRTIITHGSTQMMVLSMFFFGGATLHYFSLALTIGILFGIYSSCFVAAAIAMWLGVKREDLVKPQAAKGDAKDPNNGAQV; this comes from the coding sequence ATGGAATTCTTCCGCATCCGACGCGACATCCCCTTCATGCGCCATGCCCTGGTGCTGAACGCGGTCTCGGTGATCACCTTCGTGCTCGCCGTCTTCTTCCTGCTGCACCGCGGCCTGCACCTGTCGGTGGAGTTCACCGGCGGCACGGTGATGGAGGTCAACTACACGCAGTCGCCCGATCTGGAATCGGTGCGCAAGGCGGTGGCCGGCCTGGGCTTCCAGGATGTGCAGGTGCAGAACTTCGGCACCGCGCGCGACGTGATGATCCGCCTGCCGGCGCAGAAGGGCGTCAGCTCGGCCCAGCAGAGCGAACGTGTGATGGCCACCCTGGGCGCCGACAAGGCCGCCGGCGCCACGCTGCGCCGGGTCGAGTTCGTCGGCCCGCAGGTGGGCGAGGAACTGGCCACCGACGGCCTGAAGGCGCTGGCCGTGGTGGTGGCCGGCATCATGATCTACCTGGCCTTCCGCTTCGAATGGAAGTTCGCCGTGGCGACCGTGCTGGCCAACCTGCACGACGTGGTCATCATCCTGGGCTTCTTCGCCTTCTTCCAGTGGGAGTTCTCGCTGGCGGTGCTGGCGGCGGTGCTGGCGGTGCTGGGCTATTCGGTCAACGAGTCGGTGGTCATCTTCGACCGGGTGCGCGAGACCTTCCGGCGCCAGCGCAAGATGGACACCGAGGCGGTGATCAACCACGCCATCACCTCCACCATCAGCCGCACCATCATCACCCACGGCTCCACCCAGATGATGGTGCTGTCGATGTTCTTCTTCGGCGGTGCCACGCTGCACTACTTCTCGCTGGCGCTGACCATCGGGATTCTGTTCGGCATCTACTCGTCCTGCTTCGTGGCAGCGGCGATCGCGATGTGGCTGGGCGTGAAGCGGGAAGACCTGGTCAAGCCGCAGGCCGCCAAGGGCGACGCGAAAGACCCCAACAACGGCGCCCAGGTCTGA
- a CDS encoding NUDIX hydrolase has protein sequence MTHPAPLRWKPNVTVAAVMEREGRFLLVEEETSDGLRLNNPAGHLDPGETPAQGCAREAMEESAHEFTPTALVGVYISRFTRSRDQEDITYLRFAFSGEVGAHHPELPLDEGIVRAVWMTADEIRACPERHRSPLLLRCLEDYLAGQRFPLSSIYSDPSVTGA, from the coding sequence ATGACGCATCCGGCACCGCTCCGTTGGAAACCAAACGTCACCGTCGCCGCGGTGATGGAACGGGAGGGCCGCTTCCTGCTGGTCGAGGAAGAAACCTCGGACGGGCTCAGGCTCAACAATCCCGCAGGCCATCTCGATCCGGGCGAAACCCCGGCCCAGGGCTGCGCCCGCGAGGCCATGGAAGAGTCGGCCCACGAGTTCACGCCGACGGCGCTGGTGGGTGTGTATATCTCGCGCTTCACCCGCAGCCGCGACCAGGAGGACATCACCTACCTGCGTTTCGCGTTCTCGGGAGAGGTCGGTGCCCACCATCCGGAACTGCCGCTGGACGAAGGCATCGTGCGTGCGGTGTGGATGACGGCCGACGAGATCCGGGCCTGCCCGGAGCGGCACCGCAGCCCGCTGCTGCTGCGTTGCCTGGAAGACTATCTGGCGGGCCAGCGCTTCCCGCTCTCCTCGATCTACAGCGATCCCAGCGTGACGGGGGCCTGA
- a CDS encoding AMP-binding protein: MEKIWLDAYPPGVPADIDTSAYRSLAELIDQGFREHADKVAYTFMGEQVRFADTDRDSRRIAAWLQSLGLSRGDRVALMMPNMPQYPAAVAAVIRAGCVVVNVNPLYTARELEHQLRDSGAKAIFVLENFAHTLQKCLARTAIEHIVLCATGDRLGWLKGTLVNLAVRHLKKMVPAFELPKALRFNEVLARGGRLAFRAPELGPDDLALLQYTGGTTGVAKGAMLLHRNVTANVLQSEAWHAPATSKVPGGEQHTFVCALPLYHIFAFTVIMMLALRTGSKCILVPNPRDLKATLKTLSQQRFHVFPAVGTLFAGLANHADFGTVDWSGLRLTVAGGAAVSTAVTELWEQKTGSKIREGYGLSETSPSAACNPTAGDGVVRGSIGIPLPSTEFALLDDDGHEVAMGEPGEIAIRGPQVMAGYWQRPEDTAKVMTSDGFMRTGDIATVDERGFFRIVDRKKDMILVSGFNVYPNEIENVVASMPGVAECAVVGVPDDKTGEAVKLVVVRRDAGVSEQQVRAYCQENLTGYKRPRVVEFRDQLPKTPIGKVLRRELRDKA; the protein is encoded by the coding sequence ATGGAAAAAATCTGGCTCGATGCCTATCCGCCCGGCGTGCCTGCCGACATCGACACCTCCGCCTACCGTTCGCTGGCCGAGCTGATCGACCAGGGCTTTCGTGAACACGCCGACAAGGTGGCCTACACCTTCATGGGCGAGCAGGTGCGGTTCGCGGACACCGACCGGGACAGCCGCCGCATCGCCGCCTGGCTGCAGTCGCTCGGCCTTTCCAGGGGCGACCGGGTGGCGCTGATGATGCCCAACATGCCGCAGTACCCGGCCGCCGTGGCCGCGGTGATCCGCGCGGGCTGCGTGGTGGTGAACGTCAATCCGCTCTACACCGCGCGGGAGCTGGAACACCAGCTGCGCGACTCGGGCGCCAAGGCGATCTTCGTGCTGGAGAACTTCGCCCACACGCTGCAGAAGTGCCTGGCCAGGACCGCCATCGAACATATCGTGCTGTGCGCCACCGGCGATCGGCTGGGCTGGCTGAAGGGCACGCTGGTCAATCTGGCGGTGCGGCATCTCAAGAAGATGGTGCCGGCCTTCGAGCTGCCCAAGGCCCTGCGCTTCAACGAGGTGCTGGCGCGGGGCGGGCGCCTGGCCTTCCGCGCGCCGGAACTGGGGCCGGACGACCTCGCGCTGCTGCAGTACACCGGCGGCACCACCGGCGTCGCCAAGGGCGCGATGCTGCTGCACCGCAATGTCACCGCCAATGTGCTGCAGTCCGAGGCCTGGCATGCGCCGGCCACCAGCAAGGTGCCGGGCGGCGAGCAGCACACCTTCGTCTGCGCGCTGCCGCTGTATCACATCTTCGCCTTCACCGTGATCATGATGCTGGCGCTGCGCACCGGCAGCAAATGCATCCTGGTGCCCAATCCGCGCGATCTGAAGGCCACGCTGAAGACGCTGTCGCAGCAGCGTTTCCACGTCTTTCCGGCGGTCGGCACCTTGTTCGCCGGGCTGGCGAACCATGCCGATTTCGGCACGGTCGACTGGAGCGGCCTGCGCCTGACCGTGGCCGGTGGCGCGGCGGTGTCCACCGCGGTCACCGAGCTCTGGGAGCAGAAGACCGGCTCGAAGATCCGCGAAGGCTATGGCCTGTCGGAGACCTCGCCCTCGGCGGCCTGCAATCCCACGGCCGGGGACGGCGTGGTGCGCGGCAGCATCGGCATTCCGCTGCCGTCCACCGAATTCGCGCTGCTCGACGACGACGGCCACGAGGTGGCCATGGGCGAACCCGGCGAGATCGCGATCCGCGGGCCGCAGGTGATGGCCGGCTACTGGCAGCGGCCGGAAGACACGGCCAAGGTGATGACATCCGATGGCTTCATGCGCACCGGCGACATCGCCACGGTGGACGAGCGCGGCTTCTTCCGCATCGTCGACCGCAAGAAGGACATGATCCTGGTGAGCGGCTTCAACGTCTATCCCAACGAGATCGAGAACGTGGTGGCCAGCATGCCCGGCGTGGCCGAATGCGCGGTGGTGGGTGTGCCCGACGACAAGACCGGCGAGGCCGTCAAGCTGGTGGTGGTGCGCCGCGATGCAGGCGTGAGCGAGCAGCAGGTGCGTGCCTATTGCCAGGAGAACCTCACCGGCTACAAGCGCCCGCGGGTGGTGGAATTCCGCGATCAGCTGCCCAAGACGCCGATCGGCAAGGTGCTGCGGCGCGAACTGCGGGACAAGGCCTGA